The proteins below are encoded in one region of Gadus macrocephalus chromosome 14, ASM3116895v1:
- the terfa gene encoding telomeric repeat binding factor a translates to MCSAAVNMEGNIIEEPTTHQQLECIVNRWLVDYYFFLAIDAVRNDKYSEFCEVRDVLERLLHRPLECTKAIPSKIRVLQFLSRINDGEKLDMVFESDDSVSPLESAVEVLRNLSDKCSISQEVIEKVCTSIKEMLVVICLKNGEFEKAKEILTKHFSCGMMGKKAILMGLANQKVQSHDILEQTNFKKFKEDMVNFTVQLFPTSEPFLHKAAKQLVEKRLVDLGESNQGDSALEEEAYLADASKDNAAVCLISGLAAQDQFIEKYRLMAVYTALSKNSNETNWERVSQDHIKDHPGSDTVFCDAQLRPGRISRVDSGSPREACVVGKPPATESPSQSHSPSSRGPGVRQRPRRLYSVAQLVQESDSQVSTQELDAEFDSPRVEVESRAAEGSLLESTHKKRRVTVTSKSPQELQRWAAASSEDSNSDICRSSPSTESRDDNEEDHLAIINPSGPTPQKTAKTKGKLLDSARESKEIWSEEESLFISKKAPKNDMYSGSNSKKSWSEEESNILKEAVARFGEGNWAKIMGKYKFENRTNVNLKDRWRTMKRLKLV, encoded by the exons ATGTGCTCCGCTGCTGTCAACATGGAGGGCAACATTATTGAGGAGCCAACAACGCATCAGCAACTGGAATGCATAGTCAACCGCTGGCTAgtggattattattttttcttggcTATAGACGCCGTAAGGAATGACAAATATTCCGAATTTTGTGAGGTCAGAGACGTCTTGGAAC gtCTACTTCACCGTCCATTAGAGTGTACAAAAGCAATTCCGTCGAAGATTCGAGTTCTCCAGTTTCTCTCGAGGATAAATGACGGCGAGAAACTAG ATATGGTCTTCGAATCGgatgactctgtctctcctctggaGTCGGCTGTAGAGGTGCTAAGAAACCTCAGTGATAAATGCAGTATTTCTCAGGAAGTCATTGAGAAAGTATGCACTTCCATCAAAGAGATG TTGGTGGTGATTTGCCTGAAGAACGGAGAGTTTGAGAAGGCAAAGGAAATTCTTACGAAACATTTTTCCTGTGGGATGATGGGGA AGAAAGCAATATTAATGGGGTTGGCCAATCAGAAGGTCCAAAGCCACGACATTCTAGAGCAGACCAACTTCAAGAAGTTCAAGGAGGACATGGTGAATTTTACCGTGCAACTCTTCCCCACGTCTGAGCCGTTCCTTCACAAG GCTGCAAAGCAACTTGTGGAGAAGCGGCTGGTGGACCTCGGAGAGTCCAACCAGGGGGATTCTGcgttggaggaggaggcctACCTGGCAGACGCCTCAAAGGACAACGCAGCGGTCTGCCTGATCTCAGG ATTAGCCGCTCAAGACCAATTCATCGAGAAGTATAGACTGATGGCAGTGTACACAGCGTTATCGAAGAACTCAAATGAGACAAACTGGGAGCGCGTCTCCCAGGACCACATCAAGGACCACCCTGGCAGCGACACAGTATTCTGCGATGCACAGTTGCGACCAGGGCGGATCTCCCGGGTGGACTCGGGCAGCCCCAGGGAGGCCTGTGTGGTGGGCAAGCCGCCAGCGACTGAATCCCCGTCCCAGAGCCATTCCCCTTCATCACGGGGGCCGGGCGTCAGGCAGAGGCCCCGGCGCTTGTACAGTGTGGCCCAGCTGGTACAGGAGTCTGACAGCCAGGTCAGCACTCAGGAACTGGACGCAGAATTTGACTCGCCAAGAGTGGAGGTGGAGTCACGTGCAGCGGAAGGGTCTCTGCTAGAATCAACCCATAAGAAGAGGCGGGTGACGGTGACTTCTAAATCGCCACAGGAGCTGCAGAG ATGGGCGGCAGCATCATCGGAGGACAGCAACTCGGATATTTGCAGGTCCTCACCATCTAC TGAGTCCCGTGACGACAATGAAGAGGATCATTTGGCTATCATAAACCCCTCCGGCCCAACACCTCAGAAGACTGCCAAGACAAAGGG AAAACTACTGGACAGTGCAAGGGAGTCAAAGGAAATATGGAGCGAAGAGGAGTCTCTGTTCATCTCAAAAAAAG cgccGAAAAACGACATGTATTCGGGGTCAAACAGCAAAAAG TCCTGGTCGGAGGAGGAGAGCAACATTTTAAAAGAAGCAGTAGCCAGGTTTGGTGAGGGAAATTGGGCAAAGATCATGGGAAAATACAAGTTTGaaaacagaacaaatgtcaactTAAAGGACAGATGGAGAACTATGAAAAGGTTGAAGTTGGTGTGA
- the nip7 gene encoding 60S ribosome subunit biogenesis protein NIP7 homolog: MRPLTDEETKTMFEKLSKYIGENIKLLVDRPDGVYCFRLHNDRVYYMSEKILKLATNVARDKLVSVGTCFGKFTKTGKFRLHITALDFLAPYAKFKVWVKPGTEQSFLYGNHVLKSGLGRITENTNQYQGVVVYSMADVPLGFGVAAKTTQECRRMDPMSIVVFHQADVGEFIRNEDTLT; encoded by the exons ATGAGGCCGTTGACGGATGAAGAGACAAAAACTATGTTTGAAAAACTTTCGAAATA CATTGGTGAAAACATCAAACTCCTTGTAGATCGGCCTGATGGGGTTTACTGTTTCAGACTACACAACGACCGTGTGTACTACATGAG TGAGAAAATCCTCAAATTGGCTACAAACGTTGCCCGAGACAAGCTTGTCTCTGTTGGAACCTGCTTTGGTAAATTCACGAAGACTGGAAAGTTCCGTCTGCACATCACAGCTTTGGATTTCCTCGCACCATATGCAAAG TTCAAGGTCTGGGTGAAACCAGGAACGGAGCAGTCGTTCCTCTATGGAAACCATGTGTTGAAGTCCGGACTGGGAAGGATTACGGAGAACACAAATCAGTACCAGGGTGTAGTGGTCTACTCCATGGCAGACGTGCCCCTG ggTTTTGGTGTGGCAGCCAAGACGACGCAGGAGTGCCGGCGGATGGATCCCATGTCTATCGTGGTGTTCCACCAAGCGGACGTGGGAGAGTTTATCAGGAACGAGGATACATTGACATAA